A single region of the Salinibacter sp. 10B genome encodes:
- a CDS encoding nucleotidyltransferase domain-containing protein — protein MYSDRLKKLIVYGSHARGEARPNNDMDLTDSRWIGVIVLKGKVHPDEKARRTTIAHTDW, from the coding sequence ATGTACTCAGATCGTCTCAAAAAGCTTATCGTCTACGGCTCTCATGCACGTGGCGAGGCCCGCCCTAATAACGACATGGACCTTACCGATTCGAGATGGATCGGTGTGATTGTACTCAAGGGGAAGGTCCATCCAGACGAGAAGGCCCGTCGCACCACCATCGCACATACCGATTGGTAA
- a CDS encoding class I SAM-dependent methyltransferase has protein sequence MTRHFRLLFAPLLLAIPLLLAGPDAGVAQPTADSTDKDVLYVPTAPSVVRTMLEVAGVTERDVVYDLGSGDGRMPIMAAKEFGARGIGLEIDSALVAEARGEAQVQGVSDKVKFRQKDLFSADLSKATVVTLYLGPAINVRLRPKLLRELDPGDRIVSHDFRMGEWAPDSTVNAGRGNTGNETVYLWIVPEKVHKDLRDTPMSRRQTDGAVPRSTPSSSSPSSSSNRVRQTTASLTEPTGSAAKDRIRANRTVRSASAP, from the coding sequence ATGACTCGTCACTTCCGCCTGCTTTTTGCGCCGCTCCTCTTAGCGATTCCGCTATTGCTGGCGGGGCCGGATGCCGGAGTAGCCCAGCCTACGGCCGACAGCACAGACAAGGACGTTCTGTACGTTCCGACGGCCCCGTCGGTGGTGAGAACAATGCTTGAGGTTGCCGGCGTCACGGAAAGGGATGTCGTGTACGATCTCGGCAGTGGGGACGGGCGCATGCCGATTATGGCCGCCAAGGAATTTGGGGCGCGGGGGATCGGGCTCGAAATTGATTCTGCTCTGGTTGCGGAGGCCCGAGGAGAGGCCCAAGTGCAAGGGGTGTCCGACAAGGTGAAGTTTCGGCAGAAGGACCTCTTTAGCGCCGACCTCAGTAAGGCCACGGTCGTGACCCTCTATCTCGGGCCGGCGATCAATGTCAGGCTCCGACCAAAGCTTCTTAGAGAGCTGGATCCCGGGGACCGAATCGTTTCCCACGACTTCCGGATGGGAGAGTGGGCCCCCGACTCGACCGTTAACGCTGGCCGGGGCAATACCGGGAACGAGACCGTCTACCTCTGGATCGTGCCCGAAAAGGTTCACAAAGACCTCCGAGACACGCCGATGAGCCGGAGGCAAACTGATGGGGCGGTTCCACGCTCCACCCCCAGTTCTTCATCCCCGAGTTCTTCATCGAATCGGGTTCGTCAAACGACTGCTTCCTTGACTGAGCCGACCGGATCGGCCGCAAAGGACAGAATCCGTGCAAACCGAACGGTTCGTTCGGCCTCTGCTCCTTGA
- a CDS encoding DUF433 domain-containing protein, producing MKGTRVMVSVVLDTLAEGLSPEEITEEYPALTIADMRASLA from the coding sequence ATCAAGGGGACGCGTGTGATGGTATCGGTCGTTCTCGACACCCTGGCCGAGGGCCTCTCTCCCGAGGAAATCACCGAGGAATATCCGGCGCTTACCATTGCTGACATGCGAGCATCGCTCGCTTAG
- a CDS encoding HEPN domain-containing protein yields MSSENEETIRALIEKARRALSDAELLLENGSAEATINRAYYAVFSATRAALLTKEETPSTHASLIRRFGYHFVRTERVSEEVGGILTTAESMRGEADYDVFSDFDRSEAVQLVEEAERFVNAVEEKILQR; encoded by the coding sequence ATGAGCTCAGAAAATGAAGAAACCATCCGAGCCCTGATCGAGAAGGCTCGCAGAGCACTGTCTGACGCGGAGCTTCTTCTGGAGAACGGTTCGGCGGAGGCGACCATCAACCGGGCCTATTACGCTGTCTTTAGCGCCACTCGCGCGGCTCTTCTCACGAAGGAAGAGACACCAAGCACTCACGCCAGCCTTATTCGGCGGTTTGGCTATCATTTCGTTCGCACCGAACGAGTCAGCGAGGAAGTTGGAGGGATCCTTACCACCGCTGAGTCAATGCGCGGAGAAGCGGACTATGATGTATTTTCAGACTTTGACAGGTCGGAGGCAGTCCAACTCGTTGAGGAGGCCGAGCGCTTCGTCAATGCAGTGGAAGAGAAAATTCTCCAGCGTTGA
- a CDS encoding nucleotidyltransferase domain-containing protein, producing the protein MDNTLPPIPEKTRGVLRWAAESLLDLYGSRLKHLILFGSYAREEARPESDVDLLVVLEGPVRSYEEAKRTSRIATRAAAYQDTALSFVHMSAEDFEDDRRPLVQSAKAEGIDLLETLSSGPAPPSEETATQTR; encoded by the coding sequence ATGGACAACACGCTCCCTCCCATTCCAGAAAAGACCCGGGGGGTTCTTCGCTGGGCGGCTGAATCCCTACTGGATCTCTACGGCTCTCGCCTAAAGCACCTCATTCTCTTCGGCTCTTATGCTCGGGAAGAGGCCCGGCCTGAAAGCGATGTCGACCTGCTCGTCGTGCTTGAGGGGCCCGTCAGATCCTACGAGGAGGCCAAACGCACCAGTCGAATTGCAACACGAGCCGCCGCTTATCAGGATACGGCGCTATCCTTCGTCCACATGAGCGCAGAAGACTTCGAAGACGATCGCCGGCCGCTCGTCCAATCTGCGAAAGCAGAAGGCATTGACCTCTTGGAGACGCTTTCCTCCGGGCCGGCTCCTCCTTCCGAAGAGACCGCCACGCAGACCCGATGA